One genomic window of Chitinophagaceae bacterium includes the following:
- a CDS encoding DUF4405 domain-containing protein, whose translation MSKTIINLILDLTAGLLFLAMILTGFIIRFPLPPGTNKTRMLWGLARHEYGVIHYWFSIGLLVVLFLHLILHWQWLTSVIGRRILGITTNHKSTVRAGLVTVFTIIALFTAFAFAAYRSVTDASGKVVCNAALPSNSSTGITPVAEVIAHTKIDFRKDVYPIIELNCIICHGPRKQLGGFRADIRDNYFGKSGMEAFIIPGNSNKSILIEIVSGKRPDMKSAEAHLLPKENILTLEKWIDEGADWPHE comes from the coding sequence GTGAGTAAAACTATCATTAATCTCATCCTTGATCTTACTGCAGGCCTTCTTTTCCTGGCAATGATTCTTACGGGTTTTATCATCCGGTTTCCTTTACCTCCGGGTACAAATAAAACAAGAATGCTTTGGGGACTTGCCCGTCATGAATATGGCGTTATACATTACTGGTTCAGCATTGGCTTGCTCGTTGTACTCTTCCTTCACCTGATACTGCATTGGCAATGGTTAACATCAGTAATCGGAAGAAGAATTTTGGGAATAACAACGAACCATAAGTCTACTGTTCGCGCAGGTCTTGTAACCGTCTTCACAATTATTGCTTTGTTCACTGCATTCGCTTTTGCAGCTTACCGATCAGTAACAGATGCTTCAGGCAAAGTAGTGTGCAATGCTGCACTGCCGTCCAATAGTAGTACAGGAATCACCCCGGTTGCAGAAGTGATTGCTCATACCAAAATAGATTTCCGGAAAGACGTTTATCCTATTATAGAGCTGAATTGTATCATTTGCCATGGACCCAGGAAGCAACTTGGCGGTTTTCGCGCCGATATCCGTGATAACTATTTTGGGAAAAGCGGCATGGAAGCCTTCATCATTCCGGGCAATAGCAACAAAAGCATTTTGATAGAAATTGTTTCCGGTAAAAGACCCGACATGAAATCTGCTGAAGCACACCTGCTTCCCAAAGAAAACATCCTTACGCTTGAGAAATGGATTGATGAAGGAGCCGACTGGCCGCATGAATAA
- a CDS encoding alpha-amylase has protein sequence MATGNNTGESGVIKSVEEKTANLTSAILPAELITLSPARKANELPGTSVCFYFQVHQPFRLRNYNYDQIGHDHYYENYDMNVEILNKVADKCYLPTNAKILELLLRHKGRFKVAYSISGVALEQFELYRPDVILSFQALAATGYVEMLDETYYHSLSFLYSKDEFDRQVKMHREKIKKLFNLEPAIFRNTELIFNNDLAAHVASLGYKGMLCEGTDRYLVTRSPNQVYTAPGVENFSLLLKNYRLSDDIAFRFSNHNWEDWPLTADKFSKWLHDHAGQAETINLFMDYETFGEHQWKETGIFDFLDNLPEMILDHPDFYFRSPSEVISNHPPRDVYDAPEFTSWADEERDLSAWNENELQREALEKIYALEHAVKATDNEDLLKVWSKLQTSDHFYYMSTKFWADGDVHKYFSPFPSPYDAGIFYMNVISDLEKTILEQ, from the coding sequence ATGGCAACCGGCAACAATACCGGGGAATCCGGTGTAATTAAAAGTGTTGAAGAAAAAACAGCAAACCTTACTTCAGCAATTCTTCCCGCTGAATTAATAACCCTATCGCCTGCAAGAAAAGCGAATGAGCTGCCCGGAACCTCCGTTTGTTTTTATTTCCAGGTACACCAGCCATTCAGACTTCGCAATTATAATTATGATCAGATCGGTCATGATCATTACTATGAAAACTACGATATGAACGTAGAGATTCTGAATAAAGTGGCAGACAAATGTTACCTCCCGACAAACGCAAAAATTCTCGAATTGCTTTTGCGGCACAAGGGAAGATTCAAAGTGGCCTACTCTATTTCCGGAGTGGCCCTGGAGCAATTTGAATTGTACAGACCCGATGTGATTCTTTCTTTCCAGGCATTGGCTGCAACAGGTTATGTAGAAATGCTCGACGAAACCTATTATCATTCACTCAGTTTCCTGTATTCAAAAGATGAATTTGACCGGCAGGTGAAAATGCACCGTGAAAAAATAAAAAAGCTTTTCAATCTCGAACCTGCCATCTTCAGGAATACGGAACTCATTTTTAACAACGATCTCGCTGCGCATGTTGCTTCACTTGGTTACAAAGGCATGTTGTGCGAAGGCACCGATCGTTATCTTGTAACACGCTCACCTAACCAGGTTTATACTGCACCCGGTGTTGAAAATTTTTCATTGTTGTTGAAAAATTACCGTTTGAGTGACGACATCGCTTTCCGTTTCAGCAATCACAATTGGGAAGACTGGCCGCTTACTGCCGATAAATTTTCGAAGTGGCTGCATGACCATGCCGGACAGGCGGAAACCATCAACCTGTTTATGGATTATGAAACCTTTGGTGAACATCAATGGAAAGAAACAGGCATCTTCGATTTCCTCGATAATCTTCCGGAAATGATTCTCGATCATCCTGATTTTTATTTCCGCTCTCCTTCAGAAGTAATTTCCAATCATCCTCCGCGTGATGTATATGATGCACCTGAATTCACCAGTTGGGCTGATGAAGAACGCGATCTTTCTGCCTGGAATGAAAATGAATTACAGCGGGAAGCACTTGAAAAAATTTATGCACTGGAACACGCCGTAAAAGCAACGGATAATGAAGACCTTTTAAAAGTGTGGAGCAAGCTGCAAACTTCCGATCACTTTTATTATATGAGCACCAAATTCTGGGCTGACGGCGATGTACATAAATATTTTTCTCCTTTTCCTTCACCTTATGATGCCGGCATTTTTTATATGAATGTGATCAGTGATTTGGAGAAGACTATTCTGGAACAATAA
- a CDS encoding glycosyltransferase family 4 protein, which yields MDYNRIRVLMLGWEFPPILTGGLGPACYGLAKALANFVEIKIILPKSDLHFKMKRVNLIGLNHFDYDVATGEMVVDDFRKFLAAEFIDELNPDHADLRIPYAGNDVVGEEVKALFNQQESYGPDIMRKVRAYAEMVNQLSKKIDFDVIHAHDWITFPAAVQLKKKTGKPLLVHVHSLETDRAHTDARNPVYHIEHQGMLNADRVLPVSAYTKSTIINHYGISAEKIFPVYNAIEDNSTYKVARTDHEKRILFLGRITRQKGPEFLLETMIKLCSKMQEAKFIVAGNGDQSDWLKEKVNEAGLNRQVEFTGFIKRDKISELLASADAYFMPSVSEPFGLSALEAAQFNVPCVISKQSGVSEVLHNVLKADCWDTDKFANYLYSACNYKGLRETMIKLTANDVKNISWDNSAREVLKSYKHLVESAKEVVE from the coding sequence ATGGATTATAACAGAATAAGGGTGTTGATGTTGGGATGGGAATTTCCACCAATTCTAACCGGTGGACTTGGCCCTGCATGCTACGGATTAGCGAAAGCACTCGCCAATTTTGTAGAAATTAAAATCATCCTTCCAAAAAGTGATCTCCACTTCAAAATGAAAAGGGTAAACCTCATCGGTCTCAATCATTTTGATTATGATGTGGCCACGGGTGAAATGGTGGTGGATGACTTCCGGAAATTTCTCGCCGCTGAATTTATTGATGAGCTGAATCCGGATCATGCGGACTTACGCATACCGTATGCAGGCAATGATGTGGTGGGTGAAGAAGTGAAGGCATTATTCAATCAGCAGGAATCCTATGGACCCGACATCATGCGCAAGGTCCGCGCGTATGCGGAAATGGTCAATCAGTTGAGTAAGAAAATTGATTTTGATGTGATCCATGCGCATGACTGGATCACTTTCCCTGCTGCTGTTCAATTGAAGAAGAAAACCGGTAAGCCTTTGTTGGTGCATGTTCATTCACTTGAAACAGATCGGGCGCATACAGATGCGCGCAATCCTGTTTATCACATCGAACATCAGGGCATGTTAAATGCAGACCGTGTTTTGCCGGTAAGTGCATACACGAAATCAACCATCATCAATCATTATGGAATTTCCGCAGAGAAGATTTTTCCTGTTTACAATGCTATTGAAGATAACAGCACTTATAAAGTAGCAAGAACCGACCATGAAAAAAGGATACTTTTTCTCGGACGCATCACACGTCAGAAAGGACCCGAGTTCTTATTGGAAACCATGATAAAACTCTGCAGCAAAATGCAGGAGGCAAAATTTATCGTTGCGGGAAATGGTGACCAGTCAGATTGGTTGAAAGAAAAAGTGAACGAAGCCGGACTTAACCGGCAGGTAGAATTTACAGGCTTTATCAAACGCGATAAAATTTCAGAGCTGCTTGCTTCCGCTGACGCTTATTTTATGCCATCCGTTTCTGAACCATTTGGATTATCTGCGTTGGAAGCCGCGCAGTTTAATGTTCCCTGTGTGATTTCAAAACAATCAGGCGTGAGTGAAGTGCTCCATAATGTTTTAAAAGCTGATTGTTGGGATACTGATAAGTTCGCGAATTATCTCTATTCCGCTTGTAATTACAAAGGATTGCGCGAAACCATGATAAAGCTCACAGCGAACGATGTTAAGAATATCAGTTGGGATAATTCTGCACGCGAAGTGTTGAAATCATACAAACATTTAGTGGAGTCAGCTAAGGAAGTTGTAGAATAA
- a CDS encoding GerW family sporulation protein — MNNLNEMLSEMTGFLKSEAKTETIIGQQFKLGEFTCVPVMSVGLGFGGGGGEGKGKARSSEEGEGTGAGGGAGLGMGPVGFLVTKGNEIQFIPTRTSKGLTATFEKLPDLLEKFLDKNRKKEPEMA; from the coding sequence ATGAACAATCTAAATGAGATGCTCAGTGAAATGACCGGATTTTTAAAATCAGAAGCAAAAACTGAAACCATCATTGGCCAGCAATTTAAATTAGGTGAATTTACCTGCGTTCCCGTAATGTCTGTCGGACTGGGATTCGGCGGCGGCGGCGGAGAAGGAAAAGGCAAAGCAAGGAGTTCAGAGGAAGGAGAAGGAACAGGTGCAGGTGGCGGCGCAGGATTGGGAATGGGACCGGTTGGGTTCCTGGTTACGAAAGGAAATGAAATTCAGTTTATTCCTACGCGCACTTCCAAAGGATTAACCGCGACGTTTGAAAAACTGCCTGATCTTCTGGAGAAATTCCTGGATAAAAACAGGAAGAAAGAACCGGAAATGGCGTAG
- a CDS encoding LapA family protein has protein sequence MNRIYIVTIILLVIALIFAIQNIATVSLHFLFWKFEGSMSLVTIVIFVVGFAGGWLLETRKVWIKNSQLKTVQKKLDELQKTLHANSAGSSK, from the coding sequence ATGAACAGGATTTACATTGTTACGATCATCTTACTGGTGATCGCGCTGATTTTCGCCATACAAAATATTGCCACGGTGTCACTTCACTTTCTGTTCTGGAAATTTGAAGGCTCGATGTCACTGGTTACCATCGTAATTTTTGTGGTTGGATTTGCCGGAGGCTGGTTGCTGGAAACCCGGAAAGTCTGGATCAAAAATTCACAATTGAAAACGGTTCAGAAAAAACTTGATGAGCTCCAGAAAACGTTGCATGCAAATAGCGCAGGCAGCAGTAAATAA